AACCCAGGCCAAAAGTGTTGGTTAATGATGAACAGGAACGGTTCACGCGCAGGGATTTCTGCAGCGCCTGCTGGGAACAGTCCGGCGCCAAGCAGCCGGACGTGTTTTCTTTCTGGCAGATGAAGCAGGTGGTCAAGGAACAGCCCAAGACGCCTAAAGAGATACTTCTCAACTTTTACGACAATATGGTTAACCCTCAACCCTTGTCTGCGTCCGGTTCGCCCGCACAGTCAGGCCAGGAAACGATGGCGGCTTCAGCCGCAGTTGCTATGCCGGTGTTTGACCCGGTACTCAAGTCCCGGGTGGTTTACCTATTCTCACTGATACTTATCAGAAAACGCCTGCTCAAGCTCAAGCAGACCGCTGTGCGTGAAAACCAGCGTTGGTTGGTGCTGGAAAGAACCATTGAAAACCCCAAGGCTGCGCTCGACCCCAAAGCCGTTCCAATCATAAAGACATACGAAGTACCCGATATTGATATTCCTCCGGAAGAACTCATTTCATTAAGAGACGAATTCAGCCGGCTGTTTGAGTTTAAGATTTGAATCAGCTTGGTTTGGAAGAAAGCTTCTTGGCGATTTCCTGGAATCTGAGGTCGTTTCTGATGCTGTTAAAATCCGGGTCTTTTAACATATGTTCCAGATTATTATAACCTAACAGGATGGCCATCTCCAGCTCGTTGAAGGCTTTATCGGGCTGGTTCATCAGGGCGAACGAGCAGGCCAGGTTGTAATGGCAGACCGAATCCTCGGGTATCAGGGTTACCAGGCGTTTGTCGATTTCCAGGGCTTTTTCCAGCTGGGACATCCGGGTATAAAGAGAGCCTAATGCCGACAAGGCCGGGATGTTATTGGGATTGCCCCGGACGGCCGACTCGTAAAGCCGCAGTTCGAAATCCTGAAAACCGGTGTCATCTTTTTTCTTCATATTAAGCATCATAATGGATACTATATCGGACAGGCTTGTCAATATATTTAATATTTAGGGCGCCGGAGACAGCGTAGATAAAAAACCGCCCTGCGATTCTATGTCGCAGGGCGGCTTAAGGTTTAGGGTCTATTTGTTTACTTAGCGGGCAGATTCCGTATCAATTCGACGTCATTACCCGTATTAGGCATACCCAGGCGTTTAACGTTAACCGGGTCGCTCTCATAGGTCATGGAGTTAACCGGCGTAATGGTACTGTCGCTTAATTCAAATACCGTCCATAGCGTTCCAGCCAGATTGGGCACATTATAGGTGGCTATCAGGCCGCTTCCGCGGTAGACCTTCACCTGGGCGCCTGAGGCTCCCAATGCACTGCTAGTGTTTGATGATTTGTTAGAGTAGTCATGGATAGAATACCTGTATACGCCGCTACGCTGGACGTAGATGGTGATAGTTTCCGGGCCATAGCTAACCATGTCATCAATATCTAGGTTAACATAAGGCTCAGCTGAGCTGCTACCCTTGGAGTTGTAATATACATGCGGTCTGGTTGTAATATCGGTGGTAACCGGCACTGTCATATGGCTGTCCAGGTCGGACGGCGTCGCGCCCCAGGTCAGGACAATCCTGGTCTGGCCGGCCGGCAGGACCGGGGTAATCGTGGCGTTTTGGTCGGGA
This region of Candidatus Brocadiia bacterium genomic DNA includes:
- a CDS encoding tetratricopeptide repeat protein, with amino-acid sequence MMLNMKKKDDTGFQDFELRLYESAVRGNPNNIPALSALGSLYTRMSQLEKALEIDKRLVTLIPEDSVCHYNLACSFALMNQPDKAFNELEMAILLGYNNLEHMLKDPDFNSIRNDLRFQEIAKKLSSKPS